The proteins below come from a single Bombyx mori chromosome 19, ASM3026992v2 genomic window:
- the CPR19 gene encoding cuticular protein RR-1 motif 19 precursor, whose amino-acid sequence MSMIIFAAFIGVCAAGALPAYVPPQYRFSPAYYQDGRARSSLEGGAAILRSESEVNEQGFHYAYDTENGISAEASGVEANGIQSQGRFSYTGDDGQVYAVTYTADANGYQPQGSHLPTPPPIPEAIARSLQENARDEAAGIFDDGSYRDAKYEPAVIAARAQYPYAKGQYVNPAFRRFYKY is encoded by the exons ATGTCAATG atCATCTTCGCAGCCTTTATTGGTGTGTGCGCCGCGGGTGCCCTCCCAGCGTACGTCCCTCCTCAATACCGCTTTTCGCCGGCTTATTACCAGGACGGTAGAGCCAGGTCATCCTTGGAGGGGGGCGCCGCTATCTTGAGGTCGGAATCAGAAGTCAACGAACAGGGCTTCCACTACGCTTACGATACAGAGAACG GTATTTCTGCTGAGGCTTCAGGAGTTGAAGCTAATGGCATCCAGTCCCAGGGTCGTTTCTCTTACACCGGTGACGACGGTCAGGTTTACGCCGTGACCTACACTGCTGACGCTAATGGCTATCAGCCTCAGGGCTCTCACCTGCCCACCCCTCCGCCCATCCCGGAAGCCATCGCCAGGTCTCTACAAGAGAACGCCAGAGACGAGGCAGCCGGTATTTTCGATGATG GAAGCTACCGCGACGCTAAATACGAACCTGCCGTGATTGCTGCCCGAGCCCAGTATCCCTACGCGAAAGGGCAGTACGTGAACCCTGCCTTCCGTCGCTTCTACAAATACTAG